From Paraburkholderia sabiae, a single genomic window includes:
- a CDS encoding ClcB-like voltage-gated chloride channel protein, translating into MLSFLLRLRTRAAHLFRLSDAHTMLVWSVIVGIAGAFATIAFREGISLLQRVFTGQDGSLVEMARRLPLAMRIGLPAFGGLIAGLLLLVAQRGVDRKLHTDYMEAVVIGDGVVPVRVSLWRSVSSLFTISSGGSIGREGPMVQLAALGASLIGRVVHFDPPRLRLLVACGAAAGITSAYSAPIAGAFFVTEIVLGSIAMESFGPVVVSSVVANIVMREFAGYKPPYEMPVFPPVAGLEVLLFVALGLLCGTAAPQFLRLIDTSKSAFGRLRVPLPLRLALGGLIVGILSIWTPEVWGNGYSVVNSILHSPWTWTALVVVLVFKLIATAATVGSGAVGGVFTPTLFVGAVIGSLFGIGMNALWPHATSAPFAYAMVGMGAFLAGATQAPLMAILMIFEMTLSYQVVLPLMLSCVVAYFAARAIGKTSMYDITLHRNREEKERMRLRSTQMRELIRPPQTVVQPNATVHDMTRVFLEYPVKYLYVTDESGSFLGVVALKDITSDLLDKRDTSTKTAADYLQPHFDVLTPDMPLGVALQHFMAFQGERLPVVESTARPTLAGVVYKTSLLDAYFRMNPAR; encoded by the coding sequence GTGGTCGGTGATCGTCGGCATCGCGGGCGCCTTTGCGACGATCGCGTTCCGTGAAGGCATCTCGCTGCTGCAGCGGGTGTTCACCGGGCAAGACGGCAGTCTCGTCGAAATGGCGCGGCGTCTGCCGCTCGCGATGCGCATCGGCTTGCCCGCGTTCGGCGGCCTGATCGCGGGTCTGCTGCTGCTCGTCGCGCAGCGCGGCGTCGACAGGAAGCTACATACGGATTACATGGAAGCCGTCGTGATCGGCGACGGCGTCGTGCCGGTGCGCGTGAGTCTGTGGCGCAGCGTGTCGTCGCTGTTCACGATTTCGAGCGGTGGCTCGATCGGCCGCGAAGGTCCGATGGTGCAGCTCGCTGCGCTGGGCGCGTCGCTGATCGGGCGCGTCGTGCATTTCGATCCGCCGCGTCTGAGGCTGCTCGTCGCGTGCGGCGCGGCGGCAGGTATCACGTCCGCGTACAGCGCGCCCATCGCGGGCGCCTTCTTCGTCACCGAGATCGTGCTTGGTTCGATCGCGATGGAAAGTTTCGGGCCCGTCGTGGTGTCGTCGGTGGTGGCGAACATCGTGATGCGCGAATTCGCCGGCTACAAGCCGCCTTACGAAATGCCCGTGTTTCCGCCCGTCGCGGGACTCGAAGTGCTGCTCTTCGTCGCGCTCGGCTTGCTGTGCGGCACGGCGGCACCGCAGTTCCTGCGGCTCATCGATACGAGCAAATCTGCGTTCGGCCGGTTGCGCGTGCCGTTGCCACTCAGGCTTGCACTGGGCGGGTTGATCGTCGGCATTCTGTCGATCTGGACGCCCGAGGTGTGGGGCAACGGCTATAGCGTCGTCAACTCGATCCTGCATTCGCCGTGGACATGGACGGCGCTCGTCGTCGTGCTCGTCTTCAAGCTGATCGCGACGGCGGCCACCGTAGGTTCGGGCGCAGTCGGCGGCGTGTTTACGCCGACGCTCTTCGTCGGCGCGGTGATCGGCTCGCTGTTCGGCATCGGCATGAATGCGCTGTGGCCGCATGCGACCTCCGCGCCGTTCGCCTACGCGATGGTCGGCATGGGCGCGTTTCTCGCGGGCGCGACGCAGGCGCCGCTGATGGCGATCCTGATGATCTTCGAAATGACGCTGAGCTATCAGGTCGTGCTGCCGCTGATGCTGTCATGTGTGGTCGCGTACTTCGCGGCGCGCGCGATCGGCAAGACATCGATGTACGACATCACGCTGCATCGCAACCGCGAGGAAAAAGAACGCATGCGGCTGCGCTCGACGCAGATGCGCGAACTGATTCGCCCGCCGCAAACCGTCGTGCAACCGAACGCGACCGTGCACGACATGACGCGCGTGTTCCTCGAGTACCCCGTCAAGTATCTGTACGTGACGGATGAAAGCGGCTCTTTTCTCGGCGTTGTCGCGCTCAAGGACATCACGTCCGATCTGCTCGACAAGCGCGACACGTCGACGAAGACGGCCGCGGATTATCTGCAGCCTCATTTCGACGTGCTGACGCCGGACATGCCGCTCGGCGTCGCGCTACAGCATTTCATGGCGTTCCAGGGCGAACGTCTGCCTGTCGTCGAAAGCACGGCGCGGCCCACGCTCGCGGGCGTCGTCTACAAGACTTCGCTGCTCGACGCGTATTTCCGGATGAACCCGGCGCGGTAA
- a CDS encoding C45 family autoproteolytic acyltransferase/hydolase gives MSKPSIDAVRRDHAGWIFVHVEGEPYDRGEQHGQLLAAEIQNAIRTARYLAKWDTGEEFDTFINAAVEQFAPRIDSEYADEIQGIADGAKLTFAEVLAWNGYMDLLQSWWPQNAALQKPQLGLKPWRGRRGHHCSAFIATGSATRDGRIVMAHNSWDRYAAGDAFNVVFDIVPESGNRILMQGLPGCISSLTDFWVTSAGLMVTETTISNFAGYNASGAPEFYRSRHATQYANSIGEWCEMFAMANNGGYANSWLIGDTKTGEIARYELGLHYSGFESTKDGFYSGYNAATDLKIRNQECTGEGEDYTDVRRNGARRLRFMQLEEIHRGKIDVELAKAMIADHHDVYLDRPDNPCSRTICGHLELDDQRFGGSDHGPFNPWGANDGKVVDSDMAREMAFFARWGHPCGRPFDAQAFMKRHPQWNWLNGYMRDRPSWPWTRFDVLR, from the coding sequence ATGAGCAAACCGTCCATCGATGCCGTGCGCCGCGATCATGCCGGCTGGATCTTCGTGCATGTCGAAGGCGAGCCGTACGACCGCGGCGAGCAGCACGGCCAGTTGCTCGCCGCCGAAATCCAGAACGCGATCCGCACGGCCCGCTATCTCGCGAAATGGGACACGGGCGAAGAGTTCGACACGTTCATCAATGCCGCCGTCGAGCAATTCGCGCCTCGCATCGACAGCGAATACGCCGACGAAATCCAGGGCATCGCCGACGGCGCAAAACTGACATTCGCCGAAGTGCTCGCGTGGAACGGCTACATGGATCTGCTGCAAAGCTGGTGGCCGCAGAACGCGGCGCTGCAGAAGCCGCAACTCGGTTTGAAGCCGTGGCGCGGGCGGCGAGGGCATCATTGCAGCGCGTTCATCGCAACAGGCAGCGCAACGCGCGACGGCCGCATCGTGATGGCGCACAACTCGTGGGATCGATACGCCGCGGGCGACGCGTTCAACGTCGTGTTCGACATCGTCCCCGAATCGGGCAACCGCATCCTGATGCAAGGATTGCCCGGCTGCATTTCGAGCCTGACCGATTTCTGGGTGACGTCGGCGGGCCTGATGGTGACGGAAACGACTATTTCGAACTTCGCGGGCTACAACGCATCGGGCGCGCCGGAGTTCTACCGCTCGCGACACGCGACGCAATACGCGAACAGCATCGGCGAATGGTGCGAGATGTTCGCGATGGCCAACAACGGCGGCTACGCGAACAGCTGGCTGATCGGCGATACAAAGACAGGCGAGATCGCCCGCTACGAACTCGGCCTGCACTACTCCGGTTTCGAGAGCACGAAGGACGGCTTCTACAGCGGCTACAACGCGGCGACCGACCTGAAAATCCGCAATCAGGAATGTACGGGCGAAGGCGAGGATTACACCGACGTGCGTCGCAACGGCGCGCGGCGCTTGCGCTTCATGCAGCTCGAGGAAATTCATCGAGGAAAGATCGATGTCGAACTGGCGAAGGCGATGATCGCCGATCATCACGACGTCTATCTCGATCGCCCGGACAACCCGTGCTCGCGAACAATCTGCGGTCATCTCGAACTCGACGACCAGCGCTTCGGCGGCTCGGATCACGGGCCGTTCAATCCGTGGGGCGCGAACGACGGCAAGGTCGTCGATAGCGACATGGCGCGCGAGATGGCGTTCTTCGCGCGCTGGGGTCATCCGTGCGGCCGTCCGTTCGACGCGCAGGCGTTCATGAAACGCCATCCGCAATGGAACTGGCTGAACGGCTATATGCGCGACCGGCCATCGTGGCCGTGGACCCGTTTCGACGTGCTGCGCTGA